The segment TGATCCAGAAGAGTCCTGTCACTGAAACCACCTCAGACCTGAATGTGTTACACTCAGTGATTTCTGATTGATGATTCCCTCTTTTACAGTTTCTAGAAGAAGACCTTGAAAGCAGCAGGTCATCCGAGTTGGTTTCAGAAATCCTGAATCAGGTGAGTTTCTCCTCACACTGACCTTTAACTGCTCAGTCATCATGAAGCCGCTCAGTGACGTCTCTGCTTGCAGACTTGCCTTCACTCTGTGTGCAGGAAGTTTCCTCCGTCCGTCAGATACAGGAGACTCTTCCTCTCTGAGCTCATCAGGCGACAGGAGGCGGCGGGCTGCGAGCCCCTGGACCAGCTGTACGACGCTCTGGCCGAGGTGGTGGGAGCTGAAGACACGGCTGAGTGCTACAAGAGCTACTTCCTGGTACCAAACACTCAGTTTCACTGACTGCTCATGTTGATGAATTCATCACAGGAatgagacattttatttttttgtttatttgtcttaaaggttttttttcctttctctttgctgctgtAGATTTGCAGACTGGGAGACTAATGAgggaatatttcatttcatctgtgtCGGTAAATTTGAGATGAACAGAGAAttagagaaattaaaatgactgattGTGTGCTGCAGCCGTGTGGTGATGCCGTCAGCCTGCTGGAGAGCGTCGCTCTGATATCGGAGGGAACGACGGGGCTGGTGACCTGGGAAGCTGCTCTTCACCTGGCTGAGTGGGCTCTGGACCACCAGCAGCTCTTCAGGGGCAGGTATCGCTGCCCCAGCTGCCCCGTCTGTTTCCAGGGATAAGAAGAACTTTGTTCTTCATCAGTGTTCTGTGGTTTCCCTCCTCAGGACGGTTCTGGAGCTGGGCAGCGGCGTGGGGTTGACTGGGGTCACAGTGTGCCGCTCCTGCGGCCCGCAGAGGTTCGTGTTCAGTGACGGTCACAGCAGCGTGCTGCAGAAACTGAGAGCCAACGTTCAGCTGAACGGGCTGAGCGAGCAGACGGCGCCCGTGGTCACCGTGGAGGAGCTGGACTGGACGGCGGCGAcggaggagcagctggagcgGATCGGGGCCGACACCGTCATCgctgcaggtcagagttcagCTCATCTCAGGCCGTTACACCTGCTGCCGCAGAGTTAAACCCT is part of the Echeneis naucrates chromosome 8, fEcheNa1.1, whole genome shotgun sequence genome and harbors:
- the eef2kmt gene encoding protein-lysine N-methyltransferase EEF2KMT; this translates as MEKKKMDILKDFQGSFFSMRRLPSLPWTFLEEDLESSRSSELVSEILNQTCLHSVCRKFPPSVRYRRLFLSELIRRQEAAGCEPLDQLYDALAEVVGAEDTAECYKSYFLPCGDAVSLLESVALISEGTTGLVTWEAALHLAEWALDHQQLFRGRTVLELGSGVGLTGVTVCRSCGPQRFVFSDGHSSVLQKLRANVQLNGLSEQTAPVVTVEELDWTAATEEQLERIGADTVIAADVVYDPDVMGGLVKLLSKVLSSSSPPDVLICSTIRNPETYSAFKQQLGNAGIRHHVITGPVSHVFPYNRLSSIELIKLFT